A stretch of Paenibacillus mucilaginosus 3016 DNA encodes these proteins:
- a CDS encoding Gp138 family membrane-puncturing spike protein, which produces MGDFENMLRSMIDRAVLNLHTAQLCRVLSFDSGSLTCDLQPLFQQVRIDGTAFTLPPITNAPCLRQRYRVEGGEVREYSPHYQAGDIVLTVVAERAIDHVLAGQPADPKINRTHHLSDAIVIGVIGG; this is translated from the coding sequence ATGGGGGATTTCGAGAACATGCTGCGCAGCATGATTGACCGGGCGGTTCTTAACCTGCACACGGCCCAGCTTTGTCGGGTGCTCTCCTTCGATTCGGGGAGCCTGACGTGTGACCTGCAGCCGCTCTTCCAGCAGGTGCGGATCGACGGGACGGCCTTCACTCTCCCTCCGATCACGAATGCTCCCTGCTTGAGGCAGCGGTACCGGGTAGAGGGCGGCGAGGTGCGGGAGTATTCGCCGCACTACCAGGCTGGTGACATCGTCCTCACGGTTGTCGCGGAGCGGGCGATCGATCACGTGCTGGCCGGACAGCCGGCAGACCCTAAGATCAACCGCACTCACCACCTTTCCGACGCGATCGTGATAGGAGTGATTGGAGGATGA
- a CDS encoding phage protein codes for MTQINAFGREVEVLVGDLRFYMDGQSGLDIEFDVPFDDDVIPNEATVTIYNVSSDTYNQISAGQKLIINAGYRGDRGSIFVGEVSEMMPFHEKPDSRIMIKGIDSHVYVEAQLEKTYGPGTTGSTIINDLIRQLGLPIGKIELPDDVTYPRGYSVYGRIVDSLKQVATDCAALAFMARGQVYVCSRFFGEETDFTLSEDTGLIGSPRLTMVDIAKTNLDYVAKQPKTKRKRSTTARVTYGKKDEEQEEQFTVQSLLNHRFGTAKILQVLSVNYNFVYRICRGRHICNDSEFTTEMELM; via the coding sequence GTGACGCAGATCAACGCATTCGGTCGCGAGGTGGAGGTGCTGGTCGGGGACCTGCGCTTTTACATGGACGGCCAGAGCGGGCTGGACATCGAATTCGACGTCCCCTTCGACGACGACGTCATCCCGAACGAGGCGACCGTGACGATCTACAATGTCTCCTCCGACACCTACAACCAGATCAGTGCCGGCCAGAAGCTGATCATCAATGCCGGGTACCGCGGCGACCGGGGCAGCATCTTTGTCGGCGAAGTATCCGAGATGATGCCGTTCCATGAGAAACCTGACAGCCGGATCATGATCAAGGGTATCGACAGCCACGTTTATGTGGAGGCCCAGCTCGAGAAAACGTACGGCCCGGGCACAACCGGGAGCACCATAATAAACGATTTGATCAGGCAACTCGGTCTGCCGATCGGCAAAATAGAGCTCCCGGACGATGTCACGTATCCGCGGGGCTATTCGGTTTACGGCCGGATCGTTGACTCTCTCAAGCAGGTGGCTACAGACTGCGCTGCTCTCGCCTTCATGGCGCGCGGCCAGGTGTATGTCTGCTCCCGCTTCTTCGGGGAGGAGACGGACTTCACCTTGAGCGAGGACACAGGGCTGATTGGCTCGCCGCGGCTGACCATGGTTGATATCGCGAAGACCAACCTGGATTACGTCGCTAAGCAGCCGAAGACGAAACGTAAGCGGTCCACGACCGCCCGGGTCACCTATGGCAAGAAGGACGAGGAGCAGGAGGAGCAGTTCACGGTTCAGAGCCTGCTGAATCACCGGTTCGGTACCGCGAAGATCCTGCAGGTGCTCAGCGTGAACTACAATTTCGTGTACCGCATTTGCCGGGGCCGGCATATCTGCAACGATTCAGAATTCACAACGGAAATGGAGCTGATGTGA
- a CDS encoding phage baseplate plug family protein, translated as MYRLNINKAAVPYRFEVVIANVRYQWEIRYNDMFDFFTVDLSTGGEVLVVGEPLVYGSSLFQSMGDERFPRFTITPLDQSGIVETVTWGTLQETVFLEVEP; from the coding sequence ATGTACCGGCTGAACATCAACAAGGCCGCGGTCCCCTATCGATTCGAAGTGGTGATCGCAAACGTCCGGTACCAGTGGGAGATCCGCTATAACGACATGTTCGATTTCTTCACGGTGGACCTTTCCACCGGCGGAGAAGTGCTCGTTGTAGGCGAGCCCCTGGTTTATGGCTCTTCCCTCTTTCAGTCCATGGGCGATGAGCGCTTTCCCCGCTTCACGATCACTCCCCTGGACCAGAGCGGGATCGTCGAGACGGTCACCTGGGGCACACTGCAGGAGACAGTCTTCCTGGAGGTGGAGCCGTGA
- a CDS encoding LysM peptidoglycan-binding domain-containing protein yields the protein MVEERVPFEVQIPTRPVEKGKDIADHVKRTARRLSLTGEVVGPDAGDKRIQIWAMAERGDLVVYDGRNAAYTMLIKSMPTEHDYKIANGFRFTLELEEARIVTVTQSVPESTDPTGTAAAATGNQGMQQLEQKTGEVYATIKSGDSFWRLAGTFKTTTAAIQALNPGVDPRKLQVGQKVRVV from the coding sequence AAGGCCTGTCGAGAAGGGCAAGGATATTGCTGACCATGTCAAAAGGACGGCCAGGCGCCTTTCCCTCACTGGCGAAGTCGTCGGTCCGGATGCCGGCGATAAACGGATTCAGATCTGGGCCATGGCCGAGCGTGGTGATCTGGTCGTGTATGACGGCCGGAACGCCGCCTATACCATGCTGATCAAAAGCATGCCGACCGAGCATGACTATAAGATCGCCAATGGCTTCCGCTTCACTCTGGAGCTCGAGGAAGCTCGGATCGTAACGGTGACCCAGTCGGTACCGGAGTCCACAGACCCTACCGGCACGGCAGCCGCGGCGACCGGCAACCAAGGCATGCAGCAGCTCGAGCAGAAAACTGGCGAGGTGTATGCGACCATCAAGTCCGGGGATAGCTTCTGGCGCCTGGCCGGCACGTTCAAAACGACCACGGCAGCCATTCAGGCGCTGAACCCAGGAGTAGATCCGCGTAAGCTGCAGGTCGGGCAGAAAGTGAGAGTGGTGTAA